One region of Oxobacter pfennigii genomic DNA includes:
- a CDS encoding XkdQ/YqbQ family protein translates to MFELIIDNKDGNMWDITNIVSDISWKTSRIGKAGSLDFTLIDDALAQNKDFKYNNGDVVKLKKDGINTFCGYVFTIDGGRDEAVKIKCYDQIRYLMANDSYMFLNTTASDVLKTIAADFKLKLGRTDDTGYKIPKMNEAGKKLLDIICKALDLTLINTGRNYFLFDDFGALSLRNCEDFLLDFIIGDNSLMYDYSSKRSIDEDTYNKIKLYKDNKNTKKRETYPAEDSANIVKWGMLQLYQSVNEDMNTAQINELLTTLLTLKNRESKALKIEAIGDIRVRAGCYARIIIEKHGINQPFLVDECTHNFDGTDHTMSLELKVI, encoded by the coding sequence ATGTTTGAACTGATTATTGATAATAAAGACGGAAACATGTGGGATATTACAAACATTGTATCGGACATAAGCTGGAAGACAAGCCGCATAGGTAAGGCTGGAAGCCTGGACTTTACGTTGATTGATGATGCATTGGCACAGAATAAAGATTTTAAATATAATAACGGCGATGTCGTAAAGCTCAAAAAAGATGGGATTAATACTTTTTGCGGCTATGTATTCACCATAGACGGCGGAAGGGATGAAGCTGTAAAAATTAAATGCTACGACCAGATCCGCTACCTTATGGCAAACGACTCCTATATGTTTTTAAACACTACTGCTTCGGATGTATTGAAAACAATAGCAGCTGATTTTAAGTTAAAACTGGGAAGGACAGACGATACCGGATATAAGATACCAAAGATGAATGAAGCCGGGAAAAAGCTTTTGGATATAATCTGCAAAGCACTGGACCTTACACTTATAAATACCGGAAGAAACTATTTCCTGTTTGATGATTTTGGCGCCCTGTCTCTTAGAAATTGCGAAGACTTTTTACTAGACTTTATCATAGGCGATAACAGTTTGATGTATGACTACAGCAGCAAACGCTCTATTGACGAAGATACCTATAACAAAATAAAACTGTATAAAGATAATAAGAACACTAAAAAGAGGGAGACCTACCCTGCAGAAGACAGCGCCAATATAGTAAAATGGGGTATGCTGCAGCTGTACCAATCAGTGAATGAAGACATGAATACGGCCCAGATAAACGAACTGCTGACCACTCTTTTAACCCTTAAAAACCGGGAATCTAAGGCCCTTAAGATAGAAGCCATAGGGGATATAAGAGTAAGGGCAGGGTGCTATGCCCGCATTATTATAGAGAAGCATGGGATTAACCAGCCTTTTCTGGTGGATGAATGTACCCATAATTTTGACGGTACAGACCATACAATGAGCCTTGAATTGAAGGTGATATAA
- a CDS encoding DUF2577 domain-containing protein, with amino-acid sequence MPSLLDVIKKAGVDAVNANNPVNVLYGEVVSINPLSVNIEQRLTLTADFLIVPESLTRYEIDITHGHQYQDNNGSGSTTRTTQPALAPIVIRTGLQPGDKVILLRMQGGQDYLILDKVVEG; translated from the coding sequence ATGCCAAGCTTACTTGATGTAATTAAGAAAGCCGGAGTAGATGCGGTAAACGCCAACAATCCGGTCAATGTACTGTATGGAGAAGTAGTCAGCATAAATCCGCTAAGTGTAAATATAGAACAAAGGCTTACACTTACAGCGGATTTTTTAATTGTGCCGGAATCACTGACACGCTATGAGATAGATATAACCCATGGGCACCAATACCAGGATAATAACGGGAGTGGCAGTACTACACGCACGACACAGCCTGCCCTTGCACCTATTGTAATACGCACAGGGCTTCAGCCTGGAGACAAAGTAATACTTCTCAGGATGCAGGGAGGACAGGACTATTTAATTTTAGACAAGGTGGTGGAAGGATGA